From Providencia sp. R33, a single genomic window includes:
- a CDS encoding iron ABC transporter ATP-binding protein, protein MIEISQISKSYQDTKVLDNVTTTIKNSGITSIIGPNGAGKSTLLSIIGRLLTPDEGGYVKVNELDVSTTPSDKLAKCLSVLRQENQFASRLTVEELVGFGRYPYTKGRLNLEDKQKIDESLSFLNLSDLRHRYLDELSGGQRQRAYVAMVLCQDTEYVLLDEPLNNLDMKHAVIMMKLLRRAADELGKTIILVIHDINFASVYSDYIVALRNGRLSYHGKPEEIMKSDIIEDIFDTPVEIKQVDNQFIALYY, encoded by the coding sequence ATGATTGAAATTAGTCAGATATCGAAAAGTTATCAGGATACTAAAGTCTTAGATAACGTCACAACAACGATCAAAAATAGCGGTATCACCTCGATTATCGGGCCTAATGGTGCAGGCAAATCAACCTTATTGTCGATTATTGGGCGCTTATTAACGCCTGATGAAGGTGGCTATGTTAAGGTCAATGAATTAGATGTTTCGACAACGCCAAGTGATAAGTTAGCCAAATGTTTATCGGTTCTGCGCCAAGAAAATCAGTTTGCGAGCCGTTTAACGGTGGAAGAGCTAGTTGGCTTTGGGCGCTATCCCTATACTAAAGGGCGTTTAAACCTTGAAGATAAACAGAAAATTGATGAATCACTGTCTTTCCTGAATTTATCTGATTTACGCCACCGTTATTTAGATGAATTGTCAGGCGGGCAACGTCAACGTGCTTATGTCGCAATGGTTTTGTGCCAAGATACAGAGTACGTATTACTGGATGAGCCCTTAAATAACCTCGATATGAAACACGCCGTGATAATGATGAAGTTATTGCGCCGCGCTGCGGATGAGCTGGGGAAAACCATTATTTTAGTGATCCACGATATCAACTTTGCATCGGTATACTCAGACTACATAGTGGCGCTAAGAAACGGACGATTGTCTTATCATGGCAAGCCCGAAGAGATTATGAAGTCAGATATTATTGAGGATATCTTTGATACGCCAGTTGAGATTAAGCAGGTGGATAATCAGTTCATCGCCCTCTATTACTAA
- a CDS encoding iron chelate uptake ABC transporter family permease subunit gives MQKVNSAIALAKPKKGLTPLQRIWVLLALSLLSIVLYMTINLGNNLAYILPHRGYIVLTMIVVAFAAGVSTVLFQTIANNKILTPSIMGLEALFVLLQTIFIFYTDSFPASWLLNIGKFLLESTLLVLFSVLLYRWLFVSVKMNINLVLMVGIILGTLFRSVATLLQRLMDPNEFSILQSRMFATFTRGTPELIFFTLLITVVVGVLLWRMRYCFDVLALGQANAVNLGINYRQQVTVILLLISILVAISTALVGPLTFLGLMVANLAYFISGSSQHRYLLPVSFLLGVIALIGGQLVLEYGLNMAGTLSVVIEFVGGIFFIYMVLRRF, from the coding sequence ATGCAAAAAGTTAACTCCGCAATTGCGTTAGCAAAACCTAAAAAAGGGTTAACGCCACTGCAAAGAATATGGGTCTTGCTGGCTTTATCGCTGCTATCCATTGTGCTTTATATGACAATCAACCTAGGCAATAACCTCGCGTATATTCTGCCGCATCGTGGCTATATTGTGTTGACCATGATTGTTGTGGCGTTTGCTGCGGGGGTATCGACGGTACTATTCCAAACTATCGCAAATAATAAAATACTGACGCCATCAATCATGGGGCTTGAAGCTCTGTTTGTCTTGTTGCAAACCATCTTTATTTTTTATACCGATAGCTTCCCCGCTTCATGGCTGTTAAATATCGGTAAATTCCTGTTGGAATCGACGTTGCTCGTGCTGTTTTCGGTTCTGCTTTATCGCTGGTTATTTGTTTCTGTAAAAATGAATATCAACCTTGTCTTGATGGTCGGTATTATTTTAGGCACCTTATTTCGCAGCGTGGCAACGTTACTCCAGCGTTTAATGGACCCAAATGAGTTTTCCATTTTACAAAGCCGCATGTTTGCAACGTTCACACGAGGCACGCCAGAGCTTATTTTCTTTACCTTGCTGATTACCGTTGTAGTTGGTGTTCTCTTATGGCGGATGCGTTATTGCTTTGATGTTTTGGCATTAGGGCAAGCCAATGCCGTGAATCTAGGGATTAATTACCGCCAGCAAGTTACTGTTATTTTACTGCTGATCTCCATTTTAGTGGCTATTTCAACCGCCTTGGTTGGGCCTTTAACCTTTTTAGGGTTGATGGTGGCAAACCTTGCTTACTTTATTAGCGGTAGCAGTCAACATCGCTATTTATTACCTGTTTCTTTCTTATTAGGTGTTATCGCGCTGATTGGTGGGCAACTTGTTCTTGAATATGGTTTAAATATGGCGGGAACGTTGTCTGTTGTTATTGAGTTTGTTGGCGGAATATTCTTTATTTACATGGTGTTAAGAAGGTTTTAG
- a CDS encoding ABC transporter permease — protein sequence MKTLYLFCGIIALLVLAVLSLFVGAGDVSPVSLFTDPEMQDIFFISRIPRTVSLILAGSAMSVAGLIMQLLTQNRFVEPSLAGTTQSASLGLLAVMILFPAASIMTKMVVASGFALVGTMLFMMLLRRVILKSALIVPLVGIMLGAVISALTIFTAYSFDLLQSLGAWMSGDFSSIIQGRYELLWLVGILTLIACWIADSFTVAGMGREFSINVGLNYRKVMTIGLSIIALISGVVVVVVGALPFLGLIIPNLVSLVMGDNIRKTIPWICIAGGGLVLLCDIIGRLIRYPFEIPASVILGVVGAVIFLYLLLKQQRYAKS from the coding sequence ATGAAAACGCTTTATCTTTTTTGTGGAATTATCGCGTTATTGGTTTTAGCGGTATTAAGCTTGTTTGTAGGAGCGGGTGACGTGTCACCCGTTTCGCTTTTTACCGACCCAGAGATGCAAGACATCTTTTTTATTAGCCGAATTCCCCGAACCGTCTCCTTAATTCTAGCCGGCAGTGCCATGAGTGTTGCAGGGCTTATTATGCAATTACTCACCCAAAACCGCTTTGTTGAGCCTTCCCTCGCGGGTACCACTCAATCTGCCAGTTTAGGTTTACTGGCCGTAATGATCCTGTTCCCAGCGGCAAGTATTATGACCAAGATGGTCGTTGCCAGCGGATTTGCCTTGGTTGGTACGATGCTGTTTATGATGTTATTGCGTCGTGTCATTTTAAAATCAGCCTTGATAGTGCCATTAGTGGGTATCATGTTAGGTGCGGTTATCAGCGCGCTAACTATTTTCACTGCCTATTCTTTTGATTTACTCCAGTCCCTTGGCGCATGGATGAGTGGTGACTTTTCTAGCATCATTCAAGGCCGCTACGAATTATTGTGGCTGGTGGGCATCCTAACGTTAATTGCCTGCTGGATTGCAGATAGCTTTACCGTTGCAGGTATGGGGCGTGAATTTTCCATTAACGTAGGCCTCAATTATCGCAAAGTCATGACCATCGGTTTATCCATTATCGCTCTGATTAGCGGAGTGGTGGTTGTCGTAGTGGGCGCGTTACCTTTCCTTGGCTTAATTATTCCAAATCTTGTGAGCTTAGTGATGGGGGATAACATTCGCAAAACCATCCCGTGGATATGTATTGCGGGCGGCGGTTTAGTCTTACTGTGCGACATTATTGGGCGTTTAATCCGCTATCCATTTGAAATCCCAGCAAGTGTGATTTTAGGGGTAGTTGGGGCGGTTATTTTCTTATATTTACTGTTGAAGCAACAACGTTATGCAAAAAGTTAA
- a CDS encoding siderophore ABC transporter substrate-binding protein, whose protein sequence is MFAKSLVSGLALLSALVLAGCDNTKETPETTQAAEKQTITIEHVQGKTEIPRHPQKVIVMNMETLDIMDALGAPVAGVPQTNVRFPEFLTKYSGAEYVNGGTLFEPAYETLSNAKPDLILGGSRARDAYDKLSGVAPTISLDIDNKNFIGSLTERTNELGALFGKEDEAKKLIADFNTKIDGIKTKAPTAGKAMVILVSGGKISAYGPGSRFGFIFDVLGFEPAYVFEENTGRHGNIVNAELLVKLNPDWLFVIDRDSAIGKADAQPAAEVLDNALVRKTAAWEKGQITYLDPTAVYIAGGIQTYSKLMDDINTALEKSQAK, encoded by the coding sequence ATGTTTGCAAAATCATTAGTTTCAGGCCTTGCCTTATTATCTGCTTTAGTTTTAGCGGGTTGTGATAACACAAAAGAAACGCCAGAGACAACCCAAGCGGCAGAGAAACAAACCATTACGATTGAACATGTGCAAGGCAAAACTGAAATTCCTCGCCATCCACAGAAAGTGATTGTCATGAACATGGAAACACTGGATATCATGGATGCACTAGGTGCGCCAGTGGCAGGTGTTCCACAAACCAACGTCCGCTTTCCTGAATTCTTAACCAAATACAGTGGCGCTGAATATGTCAATGGCGGAACCCTGTTCGAACCTGCTTATGAAACATTAAGTAATGCAAAACCTGACCTGATTTTAGGTGGTAGCCGTGCCCGTGACGCGTACGACAAACTGAGCGGCGTTGCTCCAACAATTTCTTTAGATATTGACAACAAAAACTTTATCGGCAGCTTAACTGAGCGTACTAACGAGCTTGGCGCCCTGTTTGGTAAAGAAGATGAAGCAAAAAAACTGATTGCTGATTTCAATACCAAAATTGATGGTATCAAAACTAAAGCGCCGACTGCGGGTAAAGCAATGGTGATTTTAGTCAGCGGTGGCAAAATTTCAGCCTATGGCCCAGGTTCACGTTTTGGCTTTATTTTTGACGTGTTAGGTTTCGAGCCTGCATATGTCTTTGAAGAAAACACGGGTCGTCACGGTAACATCGTCAATGCTGAATTACTGGTAAAATTAAACCCAGATTGGCTGTTTGTGATTGACCGCGATAGCGCAATTGGCAAAGCAGATGCACAACCTGCTGCGGAAGTTCTCGATAACGCATTAGTGAGAAAAACAGCAGCTTGGGAAAAAGGTCAAATTACTTACCTTGACCCAACAGCGGTATACATCGCAGGCGGTATCCAAACCTATTCCAAATTAATGGATGATATCAATACTGCACTAGAGAAGAGCCAAGCAAAATAA
- a CDS encoding helix-turn-helix domain-containing protein: MYSENGSEKIHYMVGQRILEKRRELGYTGFQLAQLLGVSQQQISRYERGKIKIDLFHLFKLSFLMGTPIDWFLEDISSQLTENGQLDDIH, translated from the coding sequence ATGTATTCAGAAAACGGTAGTGAAAAAATCCATTATATGGTCGGTCAAAGGATCTTAGAGAAACGCAGAGAGTTGGGTTATACTGGCTTTCAATTGGCTCAACTGTTAGGCGTCAGCCAGCAACAAATCTCTCGTTATGAAAGAGGGAAGATCAAAATTGACCTGTTCCATCTATTTAAGCTTTCATTTCTGATGGGAACACCGATTGATTGGTTCCTAGAAGATATCAGCTCGCAGCTCACCGAGAATGGGCAGCTAGATGATATTCATTAA
- a CDS encoding MrpH family fimbial adhesin, translated as MKVFLSLLIGAVMFSSSASASIFSYITESRPGSSPANGDADYKYVIARWDPESPSVMNPCYGWSQCYLTVSHKHTASGTPGAATVNIAEISKYRTMREVQNIPGVMDKALAPATQWAVHTGVRLQNNQECVGLFYQATTGVTSSGGLIPGSLCGIAPPPIGACKINNSIPDINFGSISEADLAGQSKEVPITVTCNLAMDVLVVATGVNVTNGRVNLKSDGSLYANLYLGSSNTPGENGYKFYVPAGGTNTVNLKAVLGTNGRVQPGTFEGAAALILTVP; from the coding sequence ATGAAAGTTTTCTTATCTCTATTAATTGGTGCAGTCATGTTTTCATCTTCTGCATCGGCATCTATATTCTCCTATATCACAGAATCAAGACCAGGAAGTAGCCCTGCTAATGGGGATGCGGACTATAAATATGTGATAGCACGTTGGGATCCTGAATCACCCAGTGTGATGAACCCTTGTTATGGCTGGTCTCAATGTTACCTCACCGTTAGCCATAAACATACCGCGAGTGGGACACCTGGTGCGGCGACAGTAAATATTGCTGAAATTTCCAAATATCGAACGATGAGAGAGGTTCAGAACATCCCTGGTGTGATGGATAAAGCACTGGCTCCGGCAACACAATGGGCTGTACACACAGGCGTCAGATTACAGAATAACCAAGAGTGTGTAGGGTTATTTTATCAAGCAACGACGGGTGTGACGAGTAGCGGAGGGCTAATCCCTGGCTCACTATGTGGTATTGCGCCACCGCCAATAGGTGCTTGTAAAATTAATAACAGTATTCCCGATATTAACTTTGGTTCGATTAGTGAAGCCGATCTCGCGGGACAATCAAAAGAAGTGCCTATTACTGTGACATGTAACTTAGCGATGGATGTGCTGGTTGTGGCAACAGGAGTGAACGTTACAAATGGTCGAGTTAACTTAAAGTCAGATGGTAGTTTATATGCCAACTTATATTTGGGGAGCAGTAATACTCCAGGAGAAAATGGTTACAAATTTTATGTACCTGCTGGGGGAACAAATACTGTCAACCTGAAAGCCGTGTTAGGGACGAATGGTCGTGTTCAACCCGGCACGTTTGAAGGCGCGGCAGCCCTTATTCTAACTGTACCTTAA
- a CDS encoding fimbrial protein yields MMNKLIQCVVAGALFMNVNAAFAVPDNLKIIGNLVEEPCTILPGDENVPMDFFDTPEKNFYAYGETVPREFAIKLADCDTTIGKSVEVTFSGTPNLALPGFLALSTSSVASGFAVGLQNSDKTALDIEKKGAKITLQNGANQLRFYAYLKGEPEAIKNKTIKVGPYSAVATFKLDYE; encoded by the coding sequence ATGATGAACAAATTAATTCAATGTGTAGTTGCTGGTGCTTTATTCATGAATGTGAATGCGGCTTTTGCTGTACCAGATAACTTAAAAATTATCGGTAACTTAGTGGAAGAACCCTGCACAATTTTACCTGGTGATGAAAATGTTCCGATGGATTTTTTTGATACGCCAGAAAAGAACTTTTATGCGTATGGCGAAACGGTGCCGAGGGAGTTTGCGATTAAATTAGCAGATTGTGATACCACAATTGGCAAATCTGTTGAGGTTACCTTTTCAGGAACACCCAATCTCGCATTACCTGGTTTCTTAGCGCTTTCAACAAGCAGTGTGGCATCGGGATTTGCTGTGGGTTTGCAAAATAGCGATAAAACAGCTCTCGATATCGAAAAAAAGGGCGCGAAGATCACACTACAAAATGGGGCTAACCAACTGCGTTTTTATGCCTATTTAAAAGGTGAGCCTGAAGCGATCAAGAACAAGACAATTAAAGTGGGGCCATACAGTGCAGTGGCAACATTTAAATTAGATTATGAATAA
- a CDS encoding fimbrial protein translates to MQKIIKKLPLVMSLLVIPTGMAIADNVEFTGTLLIPPPCTVFEDKVEVIDYKDIGLHKIDGTNFTKPINYALKCDANLKGWDLILTIKGAATDFDKAALQTNIQDLGMRITQNGLGFEINKPMKIVYGQAPVLAVVPVKKPGVTLPEGSFTATGTLLAEYQ, encoded by the coding sequence ATGCAAAAAATCATAAAAAAACTTCCTTTGGTAATGAGTTTGTTAGTTATACCTACGGGTATGGCTATTGCTGATAATGTGGAGTTTACAGGCACTTTATTAATACCGCCTCCGTGCACTGTATTTGAAGATAAAGTGGAAGTTATTGATTATAAAGATATTGGGTTGCACAAGATTGATGGAACTAACTTCACAAAACCGATTAATTATGCGTTGAAATGTGATGCTAATTTAAAAGGTTGGGATTTGATACTGACCATTAAGGGAGCCGCAACTGATTTTGATAAAGCTGCTCTGCAAACCAATATTCAAGACTTAGGAATGCGCATTACGCAAAATGGCCTCGGTTTTGAAATAAATAAACCAATGAAAATTGTTTATGGGCAAGCACCTGTTCTCGCGGTGGTGCCCGTGAAGAAACCGGGTGTTACGTTGCCGGAAGGAAGCTTTACCGCAACAGGGACATTGCTCGCGGAGTACCAATGA
- a CDS encoding fimbrial protein — protein MSDLNKQRYLLAFCLAGIFSTSASYAGLPDSRISPSAGTRATITPGMVTVPIKGVVLAPPPCVINNGNIVKVDFQEVMSTRIDGSAYAKPVNYNIKCDKRPTEQMKMTLVGIPISFDSEAIETDIPGLGIAFRYNGSKLRLNQEIKFVYPNAPQFEAIPVRDLSKTLTQGGAFRAGVTIKLDYQ, from the coding sequence ATGAGTGATTTAAATAAGCAGCGGTACCTGCTGGCATTCTGCCTTGCTGGAATATTTTCAACATCAGCTTCATATGCAGGGCTACCCGACTCACGTATTAGCCCTTCAGCAGGTACAAGGGCAACAATAACACCCGGTATGGTGACAGTTCCGATTAAAGGTGTGGTTTTAGCACCGCCCCCTTGCGTCATTAACAACGGTAATATTGTAAAAGTGGACTTTCAAGAAGTGATGAGTACGCGGATTGATGGCTCAGCTTACGCCAAGCCCGTTAATTACAATATAAAGTGCGACAAAAGACCCACAGAACAAATGAAAATGACCCTTGTTGGCATCCCAATATCATTTGATTCAGAGGCAATTGAAACGGATATCCCAGGCTTAGGTATTGCGTTTCGTTATAACGGGAGCAAACTTCGTTTAAATCAAGAAATTAAATTTGTTTATCCAAATGCGCCTCAATTTGAAGCGATACCTGTTCGTGATTTATCGAAAACACTGACACAAGGTGGTGCTTTTCGTGCAGGCGTCACTATCAAACTTGATTATCAATAA
- a CDS encoding fimbrial protein yields MKRTLLFSAIIFSVAPVFTSSADSWDIEGLHGKLTVNGMMTEAPCTMDVTNSMRQEVSLGEIPSYSLRKPGDRAEPVSFELEFRHCIRTESRMRDVRTDTPIWDAMQPVITVSFVAVSDKHFPEMLSVKGVSGLALEVTDAQRQDIRLGSQGRPQFLDAPQGTLQYFVTPVRTPEKLTEGSFSAVMDFKVDYE; encoded by the coding sequence ATGAAAAGGACTCTCCTGTTTAGCGCTATTATATTCAGCGTCGCGCCAGTGTTTACGAGCAGCGCAGATAGTTGGGATATAGAGGGTTTACATGGAAAATTGACAGTCAATGGCATGATGACAGAAGCTCCTTGTACGATGGATGTGACTAATTCAATGCGCCAAGAAGTGTCTCTTGGGGAGATCCCTTCTTATTCACTCCGTAAACCTGGTGATCGAGCGGAACCTGTCTCATTCGAATTAGAATTTAGGCACTGTATTCGTACAGAAAGCAGAATGAGAGATGTGAGAACAGATACGCCGATCTGGGACGCGATGCAGCCTGTCATAACCGTTTCTTTTGTTGCTGTTTCAGATAAGCATTTCCCAGAAATGTTGAGCGTTAAAGGTGTTTCTGGTCTGGCATTAGAAGTCACCGATGCACAAAGGCAGGATATCAGGCTTGGAAGCCAAGGTCGTCCTCAGTTTCTTGATGCACCACAAGGTACCCTTCAATATTTTGTCACGCCAGTGAGAACACCCGAAAAACTAACGGAAGGAAGTTTCAGCGCTGTAATGGACTTTAAGGTGGATTATGAGTGA
- a CDS encoding fimbria/pilus periplasmic chaperone: MNIKKIAFFTTTITLSTVLCGQALAAIALDRTRVIYNGAEKTISLNIKNENTELPYLAQGWIEDANGNKIESPLTVLPPVQRVEAGEGSQVKIQSLPDVSALPQDRESVYYFNLREIPPRSKEANVLQIALQTRIKLFYRPKALYATRTDLENPWQEKITLTRKGDAYEVTNPTAYFVTIVDASSRVGGDTVKQFEPVMISPKSNGMLKGSASAMGAKPVLTYINDYGGRPKLTFGCAGTTCKVESSTDR, translated from the coding sequence ATGAATATTAAAAAAATTGCGTTTTTTACTACAACAATCACGTTGTCGACTGTGCTGTGTGGTCAAGCATTAGCTGCCATTGCTCTGGATCGAACTCGTGTCATTTATAATGGAGCTGAAAAGACCATTAGTTTAAATATTAAAAATGAAAACACAGAATTACCCTACCTTGCACAAGGTTGGATTGAAGATGCGAATGGCAACAAAATTGAAAGCCCATTAACAGTTTTGCCACCAGTTCAACGTGTGGAAGCAGGGGAAGGGAGCCAAGTTAAAATTCAATCGCTCCCAGATGTATCTGCATTACCACAAGATAGGGAAAGCGTTTACTACTTTAACTTACGTGAGATTCCACCACGTAGTAAGGAAGCTAACGTATTACAAATTGCATTGCAAACGCGCATTAAGTTGTTTTATAGGCCAAAAGCGTTGTATGCCACACGAACAGATCTCGAAAACCCATGGCAGGAAAAAATTACGTTAACACGTAAAGGTGATGCTTATGAAGTCACCAATCCAACGGCTTATTTTGTCACCATCGTGGATGCAAGTTCAAGAGTAGGTGGTGATACGGTTAAACAATTTGAGCCAGTTATGATCTCGCCAAAAAGTAATGGAATGCTAAAAGGCAGTGCAAGTGCAATGGGTGCAAAACCCGTTCTAACGTATATCAATGATTACGGTGGAAGGCCAAAGTTGACGTTCGGCTGTGCGGGCACTACGTGTAAAGTTGAATCTTCGACGGATAGATAA
- a CDS encoding outer membrane usher protein: MALLLKSKNKVSNNSVSYFLTPIATMVFIAIAHINLANANNDSIEFNTDVLDLQDKSNISLNEFSRAGYVMPGKYPFKINLNNRDLADSFDIEYIADPNDPSITTPCLTANIVDSIALRDEWKKKVQFDSKGQCLIPESIPGMTVVGSLAKETITLTVPQAYIEFTSDNWDPPSRWDEGVPALLFDYNLNANVTRPADSANTQSLTGNGTTGFNLGAWRFRADWQASYNRTNGQSTDRRWDWSQYYAYRAVKELNAKLTMGEQFLRSGLFDSFRYMGASLISDERMLPPNLRGYAPEVTGVARTNAKVIVTQQGRVIYETQVAPGPFRIQDLSDAVNGKLDVRVEEQDGSIQEFQMNTASIPYLTRPGSVLFKIAGGRPNNMDHKTEGQGFVMGEFSWGVSNGWSLFGGGLAAGDYNALSLGVGRDLLAFGAISFDVTESRAKLKTDNKIYTGASYRLSYSKRFEDYDSQVTFAGYRFSERDFMSMNQYLDRRYRGVEFDNSKELYTITFNKYFTSADLTAYLNYNHETYWNKPAAKRYNLSIAKYFDIGRFKNINISLTAFRNKFDNKNNDDGMYMNLSVPWADRASISYNNMITKDGNSHTVSYFDTVDDKTNYRVGSGVSSRGRGTIDGFYTRYADLATVTASTSYINGDTSSAAFSLQGGATVTGHGAALHRINTPGGSRVMVGTEGVGNVPIQGFGPNTETNMFGKAVVADISDYYRTSARIDVTNLPDNVEAVRTSQPITLTEGAVAYREFEVLSGIKTMVRLALADGSYPPFGATVRNEKNRELGIVTDNGSVYISGVNPNEVLDVYWDGSVQCKIQVPENISTAEFNSLLLPCTNSPNAKPGYVPAKAVPVGKPAPAYKPAPIQQGVAPSQRWLLKPPDLAQNIDYTE; the protein is encoded by the coding sequence ATGGCTCTGTTATTAAAAAGTAAAAATAAAGTATCTAATAACTCAGTAAGTTATTTTTTAACACCTATAGCTACTATGGTGTTTATTGCAATTGCTCATATAAATTTAGCTAATGCGAATAATGATAGTATTGAGTTTAATACAGATGTTTTAGATCTTCAGGACAAAAGTAATATTTCGCTAAATGAGTTTTCTAGGGCTGGTTATGTGATGCCAGGAAAATACCCATTTAAGATTAATTTAAATAACCGTGATCTCGCAGATAGTTTTGACATTGAATATATCGCGGATCCCAATGATCCAAGCATTACTACGCCATGTTTGACAGCAAACATTGTTGACAGCATTGCTTTACGGGATGAATGGAAAAAAAAGGTTCAGTTTGATAGCAAAGGGCAATGCTTAATACCAGAAAGTATTCCTGGAATGACGGTTGTTGGCTCATTGGCTAAAGAAACAATTACGTTGACCGTACCACAGGCTTATATCGAGTTTACTTCTGATAATTGGGATCCACCATCTCGTTGGGACGAAGGTGTGCCTGCCTTACTTTTTGACTATAACTTGAATGCTAACGTCACAAGACCTGCTGATTCAGCAAATACCCAGTCATTAACAGGGAATGGAACCACAGGTTTTAACCTAGGCGCATGGCGTTTTAGAGCAGATTGGCAAGCAAGTTATAATCGCACTAATGGGCAATCTACAGACCGTCGTTGGGACTGGAGCCAATATTACGCATACCGCGCTGTGAAAGAACTTAACGCTAAGCTGACAATGGGTGAGCAGTTCTTGCGTTCAGGGCTTTTTGATTCATTCCGTTATATGGGGGCTAGCTTGATCTCTGATGAGAGAATGCTACCACCAAATTTACGTGGTTATGCACCTGAAGTAACAGGTGTTGCAAGAACAAATGCCAAAGTCATTGTGACTCAACAAGGACGGGTGATTTATGAAACCCAAGTCGCGCCGGGACCTTTTCGTATCCAAGATTTGAGTGATGCAGTTAACGGTAAGCTAGATGTCCGAGTTGAAGAACAAGATGGTTCTATACAAGAATTCCAAATGAATACCGCATCAATACCGTATTTGACGCGACCAGGTTCAGTGTTATTTAAAATCGCTGGTGGTCGTCCCAACAATATGGATCACAAGACTGAAGGGCAAGGGTTCGTCATGGGCGAATTCAGTTGGGGGGTCTCGAACGGTTGGTCATTATTTGGTGGTGGGCTTGCAGCCGGTGACTATAACGCATTATCGCTCGGTGTTGGTCGAGATTTGTTAGCCTTTGGTGCGATTTCTTTTGACGTTACTGAGTCACGAGCAAAGCTTAAGACAGATAACAAGATTTATACGGGGGCATCGTATCGTTTAAGTTATTCAAAACGCTTTGAAGATTATGATAGCCAAGTGACGTTCGCAGGGTATCGATTCTCTGAACGTGACTTTATGAGTATGAACCAATATTTAGACCGTCGCTACAGAGGCGTGGAATTTGATAACAGTAAAGAGCTGTATACCATTACGTTTAATAAATATTTCACAAGTGCGGATCTGACTGCATATCTGAACTATAACCACGAAACGTACTGGAATAAGCCAGCGGCAAAACGTTACAACCTCTCTATTGCGAAATACTTTGATATTGGTCGTTTTAAAAACATTAACATAAGTTTAACGGCGTTCCGTAACAAATTTGATAATAAAAACAATGATGACGGTATGTATATGAACCTGTCTGTGCCTTGGGCTGATAGAGCGTCCATAAGCTACAACAACATGATCACAAAAGATGGAAACTCGCACACTGTCAGCTATTTTGACACCGTTGATGATAAGACAAATTATCGTGTTGGGAGTGGGGTAAGTAGCCGAGGTCGTGGAACTATCGATGGTTTCTATACTCGTTATGCAGATTTAGCAACAGTGACCGCGAGTACGAGTTATATCAATGGGGATACGTCTTCAGCGGCATTCTCCTTACAGGGCGGGGCAACTGTAACAGGACATGGCGCTGCATTACACCGTATTAATACTCCTGGCGGAAGCCGAGTAATGGTTGGTACTGAAGGGGTAGGGAATGTACCTATTCAAGGGTTTGGGCCAAATACAGAAACCAATATGTTTGGTAAAGCGGTCGTCGCAGATATTAGTGACTATTACCGTACCAGTGCGCGGATTGATGTCACTAATTTGCCTGACAATGTAGAAGCAGTTCGAACATCTCAGCCAATTACACTAACAGAAGGTGCCGTAGCATATCGTGAGTTTGAAGTGCTATCGGGTATTAAAACGATGGTAAGGCTTGCACTTGCAGATGGTAGTTATCCACCATTTGGTGCAACTGTACGAAATGAGAAAAATAGAGAGTTAGGGATCGTTACAGATAATGGCTCTGTGTATATCTCAGGTGTGAATCCAAACGAAGTGTTAGATGTTTATTGGGATGGTAGCGTGCAATGTAAAATTCAGGTTCCTGAAAATATTAGCACGGCGGAGTTTAATTCCCTGTTATTACCATGTACTAACAGTCCGAATGCCAAGCCTGGATATGTGCCGGCAAAAGCAGTACCAGTGGGGAAACCTGCTCCAGCTTATAAGCCTGCACCAATTCAGCAGGGAGTTGCACCTAGTCAGCGTTGGTTATTAAAGCCACCGGATCTTGCTCAGAATATCGATTACACCGAGTAA